From the Hoplias malabaricus isolate fHopMal1 chromosome 6, fHopMal1.hap1, whole genome shotgun sequence genome, the window TTTGTCTGTTTGTCCCAGATTTTGCTTTacctgcaaataaataaatactcaaACACCACAGTATTGTTTTAGCAAAAACATTTTACTGAAAGAAAGAGACTGGGTTGGAGAGACATCCTTTCAAGTGACCAAGCAACTGAAAATGGAAGATGTGTTTCCCCTTCACACGTGGAATTAGTGGAGATCGAAGCCCAAAGGCTAAGTTCACTAGGGCCAAGTCTaaccccatctctctctctcactccttgcAGGAACAACTTAAAAAGCGCTTAATGCTGCTTTCTCCTGAAGGAACACCCTGAAGGAGAAACAAAAAGAGAATATTAAATAGTGTATTTCTGCCCCTTCTCCACCAGGCACTTTTAAGCAGCagcactaaaataaataaataacacttcTGAATTAAGGTTTAATGAGTGACTACAGGCAGCACATTTACTATGTGAAATTTCATGTTCATTTAATTAGTGCCAGCCACAATAACGCAGTACAATTCTTGCTTGTATATCCAAATCAATTTTACATCTGCAGTATTCTAGTGCTCTATACCATGCTAGTACAGATTCACTTAATCAACTTGAAATTAGCCATCTCTATTCAAACTGAACTGTTGTTGATTATTTATCTTGCAGTTAGCAGTTAAATAGAATCAATCACCAACTCAAAGCAAAGATTAATCAGAGGTTTGCCCACACAATTCCACTTAAACTGCATGATTACCTCATCCAATTTAGTCCCTCACATTAAGCCAATATGACTTGCTTCATAATCAAATTAGGCGCAATCTGTAACAATTAATTTGCAAAAAACTAAAGCTGAaaaattccgggtaggctccagacacaccgcaaccctgaactggataagcgattacagacaatgtataAACGAATAAGAGAGAACTGTGCCAATAAACcacctaaaaatatatatataaataaataataatataaaggtTCACTAGGCTTCAGCAAACATCTAGATGAGACAGCAGAGCCACAGCAATGAACTTCAGCtgcaagtatatatatatagtgtatgttGTGATTAAAGTGACCACTGGAAAATcgatttattattttctttaattttatttgtattattcgAGGAAGTATCTGAGGAACATAAACAAAAGTAAAAACTACATAAAATATTATCACAAGAGATACTTTGATCTGTCAGATATTTTAAACAGATCCAAAGATGTTGTACACTGAACAAGCAGAATGACTCAATATGTCTGCATTTCATTCCAAGTAGAATTCATAGAAGAtcctacattttataaacttgcatttttaaacactggtTATTGTGCatgaaaaatattgaaatataacaTTAGCTCATAATTACCATTACTGGTAATTATTAcccaacatttatttttatcttgcCCACTGGGGCATGTTTATGTgtgcatgcattcattcattcattaatacatttataaaacaaacttgTCTAAAGGAAGAGGggaggggaaaagaaaaaaatatatatattttaaatagacACACATGGATGGGCACGTGTTTCCTAGTTGAGGAAATGCATCTGGGTAGTGCATGTTGGGTACTGTAGTATGAGAGCACTGATGTACCAAAAAGAGTACACTCAAAACTGTATTTTAAGAAAAAGATGGGGTACTATTCCAAAAGATGAATAttataaaacatgcaaaaataacaaataaaaaattttaaatgcaGAATTATCTTTTAAATTACATGAAGGATCGAATGCTCTAATATGGACAATAAAATTAACTGCAGGGTTCAGAGCAccatttattcaaaataaatcaataaaataaaatacagaccTTCTGTGAGACGTGCTTTGCCTCCAGTGGGTTGACACAACACAGTTGAGCAGCCAACACACAGAACTACTGTCTGAGCATGGCTAAAGACTGTTGTGATCTTGTAGCATCCTGTGTgagaaataaatgtgttaacATGTCATATCTGAATATACATATACTGATTATACTCAGCAACTTTTTAAATAAGTCACTAATTTAACATCAACCCAGCCTGAATGAGTTTAAGCATAGACTCCCTTTAATCAGgtacattttacagaaaatgtctGACATTTCCCATTTAAATCGTAACGTGCTTAATGAAACACACCTGGACATTTGACATCCATGAAATATGAATTAGGGCTCTGTACGAGACGCTTCTTCTTGtgcctcctcctctcctcctcggGGGTCGGGTGTAACAAGTCTTTAGCGAGCTGTGGACATCGAGAGATTACTTGTTTAAATCACACCGAAACGAGGTCAATTATTACTATAGTGTCAGACAACACGCAGACATATTGTCGTTATATTCACAACGCCCTTCATAATTTATGGCCATGCCTTTACTGACCATTATCGGTTGAGTATTAGAAGCTCACCGACCTCTATATTGTGTTTGTGAAACTGAAAGGAACTCTTAAAAAGTGTACAGATttgaggggtttttttttaaatatattttgtcgAATGCGTCACGCGCCAGACAGAAGCCTGGACTCCTCCATGTTTTGTTCTGTGCGCGCCGCCATCTTAACGCCAGCAGCTCTTCTGCGCGCGGTAAAGAGCTGTGGATAAAAATTACTTAATTTCACCTTCCGAAATGATTAGGCCATTAGAAAGAACACCACCCTATTCTAAACACACTCTCCCGGATATATATTCGTGGTTCGGCTCGAATACCCCTCACATGTGCGGTAATATTCACTAAACCTTTCTCTTGTACTCACTGGCATGTTGGCGAGGATTTAGCCGCTGCCGGAAAGGAAGCACAAGCGTCCGCGGCGGAGTGATATCAACAGAGCACGTGACCACCCCGCTTCTCACGGATGTATAGGGCGGCCATGTAGGTGAGGTCTATTTGTAGCCACATTCAACATGGCTGAACCTCACACTGCAGCTTATTTATCCAAAGTAAAACACTACATACGCTGTTAATCCTAAAAAAACGTCTTATgaattcaatatatatatatatatatatatatatatatatatatatatatatatatatatatatatatatatatatcggcGGCCGATATATTATTTGCCAATATGTGGATTCTTTAGTTATTGTTATCGGTCCAATACTGGAATTTTAGCCAATATTACAACCAATAAATTGGCGGCATTTTGTGCTTGCGCATGTGCACTGACACCCCTAGGTTTTCTTccttgtggacattttcacagtttctgcagagaacgGTCTCTGTGATTAAATTTCTCCATGgtaaaaactaatttaaaatatgagTGACGCTCAGTATATGCACACAAAGAtagcggtgtaaacacacatAGCAGGTTAAATGACGGTGAGATACTTTCaaacaccacagtgcaggagcccttcatatataaaacacatgaaaatagacATAGAGTCATTCAGAgactgaatttattactgacaCACGATGATAAACTATTTCAAACACGctctccctcacacattcagagCTGCTTTATACCTCCCTCCAAAACAAACCcggtgctgcactaattagcTCTCCTCTAGAAAACATTCATGCTGAATcagcagtaaatctttgataaaaGCATAAATAAACTACACCtaataaactttattaattcattcattgtctataaccgcttatccagttcagggtcaaggtatGGAATATTAACAGCCAACCAGATGATAGAGAGCTCAGTAAACTCATTCTAAATACAAATTTAAGAACAATTCAGAAAGGCTGGAGGACTAAAAGTTAATTGCGTTCTGCACAGAAAATCTTCTCGTGCCATTCTGCTATAACAACATAATGTGACTCGCATACAGAGATAGTTGCCTGCATATAATACTTgttgtgaaaataaacacagctgtgGCCTTATTTAATGTGAACACTTCCCTATTCCCTAATAAACTTATTGCATTTTGTTTCCACAACTGCTGAATATATAGTGTTATTAtgggtttaaaataaaaaaaagttacaaaGTACCAATACTAACAGGAATGTATAATTCAAGTACCATTTGTGTTATGCACATCAAAATACACCATTTATCTGAAATGTCTAGACACTCCTTCTAATTTAATAGATTAATTTAGTCTTCATggcacattttttaaacaggtataaaacataaacacacagcccGAATAATCTACATAAAATGAAGACTTGCCAGTATTGTAGGTGCCAGAATTTAACATACAACATGACTTAAGCAATGCTCTTGTGGGTAAATACAATCCCAGAGTCATAGCCAACATTTGAGACTTTTGACATTTGAGATGGGGCAAGCCATAACAGTTAACTAAACATTAAGGTCTACATcagtataaataataaatataacacacacacactgttcagtCATAATACTAGGCCCTTCTCTCAtttttttacactcactgtccattctctcagcttcactgaccatacaggagcactttgcagttctactattatagactgtagtccatctgttgctctgaatacgTTGTTAGCAAACTTTCACCATGCTCTTCATTGGTCAGGACTACCActcttagtgtgtgttgtgcttttgTAAGAGGATCAGACACTGCTGCTATagttttttaacattgtgtctgatcactgtccactctgctagacacacctaccttgttggtccaccttgtagatgtaaagtcagataAAGTGTTGATCGTtctttagtccttcatcagtggaaacagtaaacttataaaataagattaatgttccaacatctagtttaCAGCTTTCCCAGGAGAGGTTGTTATTGCAGCAAAGGAGCAAACGCTATATATTAGTAGCCTTAATTCCAGAAGGAATGATGGATGTGTAGGGGTCTGGATATACTCAATCTTCTGTACATAAATTCTCCAACTAGTGTGTCTTCAGATTCAGCACTCACATGTCCTTGTCACTGCCACTACAACACATAATCTTTGCACCCAGCACTGTAATATATACTTGCACAATGTAAAGTttgactgtatgtgtgtatgtatgataGTATGTATGTATGGTTGTTGGGGCttttgtgtgcgtgtttgtttgttttttgttttgttttgtttatgctATGCTGCTGTGATATGTTGTCAATCTACATGCACTGCAGCCTACTGTAACCTAAATCTAATTCCTTGTATGTGTAGGTGTAATTAATAACAGCTGAAACATGAGTCTTTTAACATATCTTTATTAAGATATTTCTTCTGAACAGTAGCTTTGAAGGTACAAAGCTTAAAAATGTTATTCTGGTCCGACCGATTGCTGGAGGTCCTGTGGAGAAACTGTAGCAAATAATTTCCACATTTTCTGGAACTGTCCCTCTGTGGCTCCATTTTGGAGAAATTATATTGGAGGCAGTTGTAAAGATGAAAATTAACTTTGATTTCAAAGTAATGTACCTCTGTGACTTGAAAGAAATTCAGGGCAAAAGCAAGATAAATACCTGCTTAGTGCTTTTAGTGGCATGCAAAAAGGCCAGAAAATGGCCTATGGTAAATGAATGGATATGTTGGATATAGTTAATGACATATATATTATGGAGAGAATTGCATTTGCACTGAGAACACAAATTGATGTCTTTAATGACAAATGGTTACCTTGACATCTATATGTGTCCGTAATAAGACCCGATTTTGTATGACAGgagatatattttattttgacttATCATACTTTCCCTCCCTGTGCAAGGTCTGTGAACACAGATCTGTTCCAATATACCTCCTGGTTTATTGTTGTCTTAATATTGTGTTTGAATTAATTTGGCCTAATTTGACTATGTTTTGTCTTGAGTTTGTGAATTGTGCATTTCTTAGCACATGTTCTTTCTACAGTACAAAACCTaatacaaaggaaaaaaaactgaatggtGGTCTCTGTATAAACTGGTACTAATACAAAATTAATCTTAAGTCTTAATCTTAAAACTGTTCAAGCAATTTCACTGCCGTTAACAAGTTTCCAAAGTTGGAATAAAGTCCTGAGAGTTTTGTTTGAGTTGTGGCACCTTCCTATCATCTTAATCACTTGGTGTAAAGTGGTCAGGATAGCAGTTACTCCACAAGatgcaaaatgtattttatcaTCTTTTATCATCTTTTCTTCAGAAACAAGAATGTCAAACCTTAagttttttaaatgtctttccAGAGTCTTGTCAGAGTTCTCTAGGGTATGGTTAGCATTACTTTATATTAGTAAATTGGTTTGACTTATTGATAAACAGTTGAATATTCTAAAGTCCTGTCACTGACGGGGGCCCTAAAAATGTCTGTGATGGTGGGGTGGTGGAGCCCAATGTGGTATTTTCTCATGGGGCCCGAAATCCCTGGTGGCCCCCCTCTAAAGCCTTGAATTTGCACATTTTACTTAATCccctttcacatatgaactctggGTTATCATGCACGTGTGAAAGGGtatttagtctgttttcctATGATAAACAGTAGTTcaatattatttgttttcttgAGGTCTCAAGTTGTGTGTCTTTAACGCAACGTGGCTGTATTGTTTCCCAATGTAAcagatatattttttgtttgtaactTAAATTGTTAATTTTGTAGTACTTTTGGTATGTGCAGTTAGCTACCTCCAGAATTCAGagtgagtctgaatctgaaacATTATGAATTTCAAGGTTTAGAGTGTTCTTTGCCTTTTCTCTGCCAAGAACAGAGAGATGAAGCCTAGCATATCTAaccatgtcattttttttttttttttttactttttaactgGGACACTGGGGCTTTATAAACACAATAGACtggtaaacacaaacagactggagagctagcaaatattGAGGAAGCATCCTcagcattttataaaaagtgattttttttcaatgtTGCATTTAATTGAGGGCAGTGTTATAAGTTTaccaagatctcaagaaaacaaacacaatataatttatattgtgggaaatatatatatatatatatatatatttggcttTCTAGGGCATCTGTAGCAATATTCATGCAAAAAACAATCCTCACAGAGGTCCTGGCCTAATCCCTGCAGGTTAATCGCTGCGTGGGATAGGCCAAAGCAACCGTCAGTTATTAATCTGCTCCCCCTCATAGGTGGAGGTGGAGATGGCTCCATAAGGGTCGACTACTGTTTGGGCACAGCGGATGATTGCGATGAACAAAAAGAGGCAGAGTAGGAAGAGGAAGAACAGGGCAAAACCCAGATCCACGTCCACATCTAGCCAAGACACTGGAGGTACTGGTTGGTCCATTGAGGCTCAGGATCTCAAGTGAGTTTCGTAGTATAGTAGTAACTGCTCACTCTCTTTGGCTCTATACCAATGTGATGTGATCTCTTTCTTTTGTTGCCTTAAGCCTGGTTGGCACAGTAGGCTTCCAGCCAATGAACTTCTGGTGCAAGAGGGATGGAGTCAAACACCAACTGCTGCAGACAATGTGgcgtttaaataaaaatccacatTTCTAATGTCATCTTGAATGCAAAGCCCCCCAGTCTTTAGCATGAGACATCTTAACAGAGCTTCAGTATTGTGAAGACGCTGCCATTAacatcttctgaaatgaagagaaATGATATATTGATTTATATAACAACGTTGGCTATCTGATAGCATACAGATTTGGACATACTTTGTTAAGTGGAAACAACACTACATATGTAAAGGTAAATTCcatccatttttaaaatagcTGCAGGGTTAATCATTAAGATATTAACAAAGTCACTGAGTGTatctagggctggacaataattaaatatcattgtctattgcaatataaaatgtttcaatagcaattatattatttttaaacacattttcattattcattatttacaaaATCTGTCAATGACTGATGTTAATTACAGGACTCTGTCACCATTTCAGCGCACTctatttaaaatttagtttaagaaatgtaatattgacaaagccaataggtttatgtttgatggtcaTATCATGTTTCTGTTGGTTTATGGCAGTTTTTCAGTGGTTTAATACTGTccatatcgatatcggaataTGTCATATCAacaaaaaattttaaatatattgtgataaatattttggccatatcgtccagccctaagtGTAGTGTGAAATGTGAATTGCTCCATTCAGTCTTACTAACTCGGTAGTGATTATTGGAATTTAATTGGAATTTTCTTTTATTACGTGGAAAAAGTAGATGTACCAATtacttttaaagcattttttgtgtGTAACATAGAACTGTAATTCAATATTCAAACCTTGTCCTActctttattttataatatgccTTACATTAtattatggtaactgttgcatattattaaaaatgacaattgtcattttattcaacagaaaatatttattttaatattataataatattttcatcAGGCACATTTATTGCTTGTTCTTGGAGACAATATTTTGTCCAAAATGTGCAGGTGAGTTTTGGttttatatgatttaaaaatggtGATTTCAGTATTAGTGTTTGTGAATGTAGCATATTAAAACTTcaattttaggttatttttgcAGAAAAAAGACAATTGTCCTTTTTTAATGCTATGCAACAGTTGGCAAAGAAGCAGCAGACGTTTTGAATTACACAAGAATGCTTTACAGCATATGGTTTTTGTACACCTAGTAGTACCAATACATTTCCTGATACTTGAGACATTCATGCTTGTTTTGAGGAAATTATGGcttaaaacatttaacaaatacaTGAAGAAAtggtcgccctgtgaaggactggtgcctcctccagggtgtattcccgccttgtgcccaatgattccaggtaggctctggacccaccgcgaccctgaactggataagccgttacagacaatgaatgaatgaatgaagaaacagTATATGCAGGTCACTGTATAGAATGATTCAGTTTTCATTTATACATTAAACATACAGCACAGAAGATACTGTACATTCTCTGGTGGGTTTAGATAATGAATATAAAACCTATATATTAAACGGTCTAATAAAACTGTGGTTAAATGAGAGATTTCATTTCTAATGAAACTTTATTTTTGTCCAACCTCCATCACCATTAAAGCTTGGCCATGTGACTGCCCACTAGCATGTGAgccttgatatatatatatatatatatatatatatatatatatatatatatatatatatatatatagttaaaaaGGTGGGTTTGAAAGGTGATGATGGCAGTTTGGACGTGGCCTTGTACAGTGAGGCCTATTGTTCTACAGTCATCCAGTTGCCTGGCCTTTTCAGCACCTTAGTAACTCAATCAGGGTTCAGACCATCAGCCGTCACACCCAGAGGAGGGGAGGATGGACGGACGGAGTGGGGATGGAGAACTGGAGGAGAGGAGTGCATGACGCTTGGGAGAAGAAACACGATCCTAGCTGGCAATTAAGTTGCCCATCAGGGCTAGTCCAGAAAGAAACCCACTCTGCTAATTCAAATTGAATTTGAATTACTTGGGTGACTGCCGTAAGATGCaaatgaaggaggaggtggggggtgaTGGTGTAAAGTGATCCTGCTCTCCTCAATTAGCTGAAATGTCCACCGATCCCCTGCCCAAAGAAAAGAACCAAAGAAACATGTAGTGAATAGATAAGAGATGAATTAATGGGCCCATGTAATTAAAAGCCTTTCTTAAAATAGTATTTGttatcagtttttaaaaaacttgTCAAGTTCAGATTTGTtcattactttatattttataccATTTGACGGTTCCCTTGTCACATGTTCATTTCAATGCATGGTCAAACTCCTGTCAACCCTTATCTGACTGTACATATGTACATATGAAAAGCAATACATTTAATAGAATccagtcattttttttccagattcTTCTGCTAGGTACTTAGCCTTTCAGTTGGTATCCATTATACTATgtgcactacctgctgcgccactgtatGTTTAAAGATTTTGttccaagtaattctggagcatttctattggtccattcatcatgaaatgttcacaaaatgtgagagacagctgctgtgttcaaattatgtagtaaacataatacatagtaaaatatgtagtaaACTAATAGTGTGTCTAATAGTGAACAGTGAGCGGACACAGTGTTTAGAATcttaagcagcactgctgttacACCACCAACCAGCACACCCCCACCCTAATCAAACATGCCATAAGGTGGTCCTGATCATAGAAGAACAGGGTTAAAGGGGCAAACAACGTATACAGAGCTATATattcagtctgtaattgtagaactaataAATAGTCTTGTGTGGTCAGGGGaggtgagagaatggacagtaaaAGTAGATATTGACTTTATTTAATAGCCATTTTGACTCCAAATTGAATAATTGAAATGTGGTCTCtgactgtgttctccctgtgtctgcatgggtttcctccgggtgcttcggttccccacggtccaaaaacacacattagtaggtggactggcaactcaaatgtgtccataggtgtgagtatgtgagtcactgtgtgagtgtgtgttgccctgagaagaactggtgccccctccagggtgtgttcctgcctgtgcccagtgattccaggtaggctctggacctactgcAGCCCTGAAC encodes:
- the rps27.1 gene encoding 40S ribosomal protein S27.1 is translated as MPLAKDLLHPTPEEERRRHKKKRLVQSPNSYFMDVKCPGCYKITTVFSHAQTVVLCVGCSTVLCQPTGGKARLTEGCSFRRKQH
- the LOC136700188 gene encoding cortexin domain-containing 1 protein-like — protein: MDQPVPPVSWLDVDVDLGFALFFLFLLCLFLFIAIIRCAQTVVDPYGAISTSTYEGEQINN